Proteins found in one Oncorhynchus keta strain PuntledgeMale-10-30-2019 chromosome 2, Oket_V2, whole genome shotgun sequence genomic segment:
- the LOC118359863 gene encoding THAP domain-containing protein 11-like — MPGFTCCVPGCYNNSHRDRELRFYTFPKDTTQREIWLKNISRAGVSGCFSTFQPTTGHRVCSVHFPGGRKTYTVRVPTLFPLRGVNERKNRRGRNRKASAAAPVPAPSPGNIVITNVVSTAPDAAETAQSDAVTDIAATDGPILVQIGPDGEYLGPINPAAQGDGSCFTAVVSSSTDLARGDDPPADSAATAQQQTVQYCSVVSNPLDHAYSLTTGTTSAELLRKLNEQRDIIALMEVKMKEMKATIRQLRVTEAKLQEEVRERDRLLSAGAAVKKM; from the coding sequence ATGCCTggattcacctgctgtgtccctgGCTGCTACAACAACTCTCATCGGGACAGAGAGCTGCGGTTCTACACATTTCCAAAGGATACCACGCAAAGGGAGATTTGGCTCAAGAACATCTCCCGGGCCGGGGTGAGCGGCTGTTTTAGTACCTTCCAACCCACTACGGGACACCGCGTCTGTAGCGTACACTTTCCCGGTGGCAGAAAGACCTATACCGTTCGAGTACCGACGCTCTTCCCGCTGAGAGGAGTGAATGAACGCAAGAATCGAAGGGGCAGGAACAGGAAAGCGTCTGCGGCGGCTCCTGTTCCAGCCCCCAGTCCAGGCAACATTGTCATCACCAACGTTGTTTCGACAGCCCCAGATGCCGCTGAGACCGCTCAGAGCGATGCAGTCACCGACATAGCTGCTACTGATGGCCCTATCCTGGTGCAGATCGGTCCGGACGGCGAATACCTCGGACCAATAAATCCAGCCGCGCAGGGTGACGGGTCCTGTTTTACTGCAGTCGTCTCCAGCTCCACTGACCTGGCCAGGGGCGACGACCCCCCTGCAGACTCCGCGGCCACTGCCCAGCAGCAGACTGTGCAGTACTGCAGCGTTGTCAGCAACCCGCTGGACCACGCGTACTCGCTGACCACCGGGACCACCTCGGCCGAACTGCTTCGGAAGCTGAATGAGCAGCGGGACATCATCGCACTCATGGAAGTGAAAATGAAGGAGATGAAGGCAACCATCCGCCAGCTGCGCGTGACCGAGGCCAAGCTTCAGGAGGAGGTGCGCGAGCGGGACCGTTTGCTGTCGGCAGGAGCAGCGGTAAAGAAAATGTGA